A region of Odocoileus virginianus isolate 20LAN1187 ecotype Illinois chromosome 11, Ovbor_1.2, whole genome shotgun sequence DNA encodes the following proteins:
- the DEGS1 gene encoding sphingolipid delta(4)-desaturase DES1, with protein sequence MGNRVSREDFEWVYTDQPHATRRQEILAKYPEIKSLMKPDSNLIWIVIMMVLTQFVAFYLVKDLDWKWVLFWAYAFGSCINHSMTLAIHEVSHNSAFGHCKAMWNRWFGIFANLPIGVPYSISFKRYHMDHHRYLGGDGIDVDIPTDFEGWFFCTTFRKFIWVILQPLFYAFRPLFINPKPISYLEIINTVIQITFDIVIYYVLGVKSLVYMLAASLLGLGLHPISGHFIAEHYMFLKGHETYSYYGPLNLLTFNVGYHNEHHDFPNIPGKSLPLVRKIAAEYYDSLPHYNSWIKVLYDFVTDDTISPYSRMKRHRKGNEVQE encoded by the exons ATGGGGAACCGCGTTTCGCGGGAAGACTTCGAGTGGGTCTACACCGATCAGCCGCACGCTACTCGGCGCCAGGAGATCCTGG caAAGTATCCAGAGATAAAATCCTTAATGAAACCTGATTCCAACTTGATATGGATTGTAATTATGATGGTTCTCACTCAGTTTGTTGCATTTTACTTAGTAAAGGACTTAGACTGGAAATGGGTCCTGTTTTGGGCATATGCCTTTGGCAGCTGCATTAATCATTCAATGACTCTGGCTATTCATGAAGTTTCCCACAACAGTGCCTTTGGCCATTGCAAAGCTATGTGGAATCGTTGGTTTGGAATATTTGCCAATCTCCCTATTGGTGTCCCATATTCAATTTCCTTTAAGAGATATCACATGGATCATCATCGATACCTCGGAGGCGACGGCATTGATGTGGACATTCCAACCGACTTTGAAGGCTGGTTCTTCTGTACTACTTTCAGAAAGTTTATATGGGTCATCCTTCAGCCTCTCTTTTATGCTTTTCGACCTCTCTTCATCAACCCCAAACCAATCTCTTATCTGGAAATAATCAATACTGTGATTCAGATCACTTTTGACATCGTGATTTACTATGTTTTGGGAGTTAAATCTTTAGTCTACATGTTGGCAGCCTCCTTACTTGGCCTAGGTTTGCACCCGATTTCTGGACATTTTATTGCTGAACATTATATGTTCTTAAAGGGACATGAAACTTACTCATATTATGGGCCTCTGAATTTACTCACCTTCAATGTGGGTTACCATAATGAACATCACGACTTTCCCAACATTCCCGGAAAAAGCCTTCCCCTG gtGAGGAAAATAGCTGCTGAGTACTATGACAGCCTCCCCCACTACAATTCCTGGATAAAAGTGCTGTATGATTTTGTGACGGATGATACAATAAGTCCCTATTCGAGAATGAAGAGGCATCGGAAAGGCAACGAGGTTCAGGAGTAA